The Sinomicrobium kalidii genome contains a region encoding:
- the coaBC gene encoding bifunctional phosphopantothenoylcysteine decarboxylase/phosphopantothenate--cysteine ligase CoaBC, whose translation MSVLSGKNILLGITGGIAAYKTTFLVRLFIKSGADVRVVMTENAREFVTPLTLSTLSKNPVLSSFTDEEDDNATWNNHVELGLWADYMVIAPATANSMAKMANGVSDNFLLATYLSAKCPVYIAPAMDLDMYRHPSTGATLNILKKYGNVIIPAAHGELASGLVGEGRMAEPEDIVAFMEDHIIRSLPLFGKKVLITAGPTYEAIDPVRFIGNHSSGRMGFELAKAAARLGAEVTLVTGPTHLSADNPEIKIIRVISAEEMYNATSELFPGTDIAILAAAVSDYRPANPADRKIKKKEASLTVELEPTKDILAALGKAKKQQYLVGFALETHDELENARGKLRRKNLDAIVLNSLNDKGAGFGKSTNKITFIDREENATSFELKPKSDVAQDIFTEILRRMS comes from the coding sequence ATGTCTGTTTTAAGCGGCAAGAACATCCTTTTAGGCATTACAGGGGGCATTGCCGCTTACAAAACGACTTTTCTGGTGCGGTTGTTTATAAAATCCGGAGCCGATGTCCGGGTTGTGATGACTGAAAACGCCAGGGAATTTGTTACGCCACTTACCTTGTCTACCCTGTCAAAAAATCCCGTGTTATCTTCATTCACAGATGAAGAAGATGATAATGCCACATGGAACAACCACGTGGAACTCGGGTTGTGGGCAGACTACATGGTGATTGCCCCGGCCACCGCCAATAGCATGGCGAAGATGGCCAACGGGGTGTCAGACAATTTTCTGCTGGCCACGTACCTTTCTGCCAAATGTCCTGTTTATATTGCTCCGGCGATGGATCTGGACATGTACCGTCACCCTTCTACCGGGGCTACCCTGAACATCCTGAAAAAATACGGTAATGTAATTATCCCTGCCGCACACGGGGAACTGGCAAGCGGACTCGTTGGCGAAGGCAGGATGGCCGAACCGGAAGATATTGTGGCTTTTATGGAAGACCATATCATCCGCAGTCTGCCCCTGTTCGGAAAGAAAGTACTGATCACGGCAGGCCCTACCTATGAGGCCATTGACCCGGTGCGCTTTATCGGGAATCATTCCTCCGGGCGCATGGGGTTTGAACTGGCAAAGGCCGCAGCCCGGCTGGGTGCCGAAGTGACATTGGTTACAGGACCGACGCATCTTTCGGCAGATAATCCCGAAATAAAAATCATTCGGGTAATAAGTGCGGAAGAAATGTACAACGCCACCAGTGAGCTGTTTCCCGGAACGGACATCGCTATCCTGGCTGCTGCCGTTTCCGATTACAGGCCTGCAAACCCCGCAGACCGAAAAATAAAGAAAAAAGAAGCTTCCCTGACAGTTGAGCTTGAACCGACAAAGGATATTCTCGCTGCTCTCGGAAAAGCGAAAAAACAGCAATACTTGGTAGGCTTTGCCCTGGAAACCCATGATGAACTTGAGAATGCCAGGGGAAAACTCCGCAGGAAAAACCTCGATGCCATTGTACTCAATTCTCTTAACGACAAAGGCGCCGGTTTTGGTAAGTCCACAAATAAGATTACTTTTATAGACAGGGAGGAAAATGCCACCTCTTTTGAACTAAAACCGAAATCGGATGTTGCCCAGGATATTTTTACCGAAATACTTCGACGCATGTCTTAA
- a CDS encoding DUF4835 family protein, giving the protein MKKTVVFCCALWMLLWSPGLFAQELNCRVIVDAEQVGQSNKKIFETLEKSLTDFVNKTRWTNKVYAPQERINCSMYITVSDYESDRFSGAIQVQSSRPVYNASYESPVFNFQDRQFNFRYLEFQPLFFNPNTFESNLVSVVTYYVYIILGMDADTFAPQGGTAYYEQARKIVNLAQSSNYSGWKQSDGNKSRWGLVDNLLSNPFKSYRTALYEYHRKGLDMMTQDATSGKESMARSMKFLERVNSTRPNSFLLQVFFDAKKDEILNVFSDGPKVDIVSLKNSLNKVAPVYANTWEKITF; this is encoded by the coding sequence ATGAAAAAAACAGTAGTCTTCTGCTGTGCGCTATGGATGTTACTGTGGTCGCCCGGTTTGTTTGCACAGGAACTGAACTGCAGGGTTATTGTAGACGCCGAACAGGTGGGACAGAGCAATAAAAAAATCTTTGAAACCCTGGAAAAATCCCTCACGGACTTCGTGAACAAAACCAGGTGGACCAACAAGGTATACGCTCCCCAGGAACGGATAAACTGCAGTATGTACATCACGGTCAGCGATTATGAATCCGATCGTTTTTCGGGAGCGATACAAGTGCAATCGTCAAGGCCGGTATACAATGCCTCCTATGAATCTCCCGTGTTTAATTTCCAGGACAGGCAGTTCAATTTCCGCTACCTGGAATTCCAGCCGCTTTTCTTTAATCCGAATACTTTCGAATCCAACCTTGTGTCTGTAGTAACCTATTATGTATACATTATTCTCGGGATGGATGCAGACACCTTTGCGCCCCAAGGGGGAACAGCTTATTACGAACAGGCCCGAAAGATCGTGAACCTGGCGCAGAGCAGCAATTATTCCGGCTGGAAACAATCCGACGGCAATAAGAGCCGGTGGGGATTGGTGGATAACCTCCTGTCCAACCCGTTTAAAAGCTACCGTACGGCCCTGTATGAATATCACCGCAAAGGGCTGGACATGATGACCCAGGATGCCACCTCCGGAAAGGAATCCATGGCCAGGTCCATGAAATTCCTGGAACGCGTGAACTCCACCAGGCCCAATTCCTTTTTGCTACAGGTATTTTTTGATGCGAAGAAAGACGAAATACTCAATGTTTTTTCCGATGGCCCCAAAGTGGATATCGTAAGCCTTAAAAATTCATTGAATAAAGTGGCTCCTGTTTACGCCAATACCTGGGAAAAAATAACGTTTTGA
- a CDS encoding phosphatase PAP2 family protein encodes MILSLITLWPASSQVKDTARSKEGRFQTSLKVLKNGILSVPGDFREMGHLTSRNWKKTAAYAGGIAGLVMVDKYTTEFYQDHIENNIDYSLPKIGSKSEKIEFSPFRGNDAYITYSLLGIYGGSIIANSEKGQTAVVNSFKALTYSYVISHLILKSVFGRQRPDPALSDGIPPESPFTSNPLDFGNFHGISFNSDPDGTAFPSFHATAYYAVAKVLAMEFDNYWIPYTLVTAVFLSDIKSHRHWVADMVAGGVIGTLIGKAIVNSSRKLRSKQKKESETDQAFLPEKPRLQLIPQISGRMVGLHCVVTF; translated from the coding sequence GTGATCCTGTCACTGATCACTTTATGGCCTGCTTCTTCACAGGTAAAAGACACTGCACGTAGCAAAGAAGGACGCTTTCAAACCTCCCTGAAAGTACTCAAAAACGGCATTTTAAGCGTTCCCGGTGATTTCCGGGAAATGGGACACCTTACTTCAAGGAACTGGAAGAAAACAGCGGCCTATGCAGGCGGAATCGCCGGTCTGGTCATGGTCGATAAATACACTACGGAATTCTACCAGGACCATATTGAAAATAATATTGATTATTCCCTGCCCAAAATTGGGTCAAAGTCGGAAAAAATTGAATTCTCTCCCTTTCGCGGCAATGATGCTTATATCACCTATTCCCTGCTCGGAATATACGGTGGTTCCATAATAGCTAACAGTGAAAAAGGACAGACTGCCGTAGTCAACTCATTTAAGGCATTGACCTATTCCTATGTAATTTCCCATTTAATATTAAAATCCGTATTCGGAAGACAACGCCCCGATCCAGCGTTAAGCGACGGTATTCCTCCGGAAAGTCCGTTTACTTCCAATCCCCTCGATTTTGGTAATTTTCACGGTATTTCCTTTAATTCTGACCCTGACGGAACTGCTTTCCCTTCATTTCATGCAACAGCATATTATGCTGTCGCCAAAGTCCTGGCCATGGAATTCGACAATTACTGGATACCTTACACTTTGGTTACCGCAGTCTTTCTTTCAGATATCAAGAGCCACAGGCACTGGGTGGCAGACATGGTTGCCGGAGGTGTCATAGGAACCCTGATAGGAAAAGCCATTGTAAACAGCTCCAGAAAACTAAGGAGCAAACAAAAAAAGGAATCCGAAACGGACCAGGCGTTTTTACCGGAAAAACCCAGATTACAACTGATACCGCAAATATCGGGCAGAATGGTCGGGTTACATTGTGTAGTCACCTTTTAG
- the dapA gene encoding 4-hydroxy-tetrahydrodipicolinate synthase, which translates to MSKFTGTGVALVTPFNRDNGIDRGALKSIVAHCTEGGVEYLVVLGTTAESATLTREEKEIVKQTVIKANAGKLPLVLGVGGNNTDEVIRELQGTDLSAFDAILSVSPYYNKPTQEGIYQHFKAVAKASPVPVILYNVPGRTASNILPSTVLRLAREVDNIIGIKEAAGDIVQAMRLIKDKPEGFLVISGDDMVTLPIVLAGGAGVISVIGQGFPREFSDMVRYGLEGNAGEAYMLHYKLMDAIDMAFEQGNPAGIKSVLHALELANGAVRLPLVKADKDLETRISGFVEKNIKVV; encoded by the coding sequence ATGTCAAAATTCACAGGCACCGGGGTAGCTTTGGTCACCCCGTTCAACAGGGATAATGGTATAGACAGGGGGGCACTGAAGAGCATTGTGGCCCACTGCACGGAAGGAGGAGTGGAATATCTGGTGGTTTTGGGAACCACTGCGGAAAGCGCGACATTGACCAGGGAAGAAAAGGAAATAGTAAAACAAACCGTAATAAAGGCAAATGCAGGCAAACTTCCGCTGGTGCTCGGTGTTGGCGGTAACAATACCGATGAAGTGATACGGGAACTGCAGGGAACGGACCTTTCGGCCTTCGATGCCATTCTGTCTGTTTCGCCCTATTACAACAAGCCAACACAGGAAGGTATATATCAACATTTCAAGGCTGTGGCCAAAGCGTCTCCGGTACCTGTTATTTTATATAACGTTCCGGGGCGGACAGCTTCCAATATATTGCCTTCAACCGTTTTGAGGCTGGCAAGGGAAGTGGACAATATCATCGGGATAAAAGAAGCGGCAGGCGATATCGTACAGGCCATGCGGCTCATTAAGGACAAACCGGAAGGTTTTCTGGTGATCTCCGGGGATGATATGGTCACGCTCCCCATTGTACTTGCCGGAGGGGCCGGGGTGATCTCGGTAATCGGTCAGGGGTTCCCCAGGGAATTCTCAGATATGGTGCGTTACGGTCTGGAAGGCAATGCAGGTGAGGCCTATATGTTACATTACAAGCTTATGGATGCCATAGATATGGCTTTTGAACAGGGGAATCCGGCGGGGATAAAATCCGTACTGCACGCTTTGGAACTGGCAAATGGTGCGGTACGCTTACCTTTGGTGAAGGCTGATAAGGACCTGGAAACAAGAATTTCCGGTTTTGTGGAAAAAAATATAAAAGTGGTGTAA
- a CDS encoding DUF6913 domain-containing protein translates to MFFKKYKEKAAHKILARGLPANSGRHDAGSDKVSSLACVVNLDEFDDVEAFKELARDMQVRQENFRIIGYTDRKDANAYYGIPVFRDEDLGWKGVIRNDRYQQLLDKPYDMLISYYSRPGLLLGLATFQVNAAFKVGLKGEYEKGNDFIMNITPERFPEFRKELIKYLNILNKI, encoded by the coding sequence ATGTTTTTTAAGAAATATAAGGAAAAAGCTGCGCACAAAATTCTCGCAAGAGGCCTGCCTGCTAACAGCGGGAGGCACGATGCGGGAAGTGACAAGGTATCTTCGCTGGCCTGCGTGGTAAACCTGGACGAATTCGATGATGTAGAGGCGTTTAAGGAGCTTGCAAGAGATATGCAGGTCCGGCAGGAAAACTTCAGGATTATTGGTTATACCGACAGGAAGGATGCCAACGCCTATTACGGAATCCCGGTCTTCCGGGATGAAGACCTGGGGTGGAAGGGAGTGATCCGCAATGACCGCTATCAGCAGTTGCTGGACAAGCCCTATGATATGCTGATCAGTTATTACAGTCGTCCCGGTTTGTTGCTCGGGCTGGCCACTTTTCAGGTCAACGCCGCATTCAAGGTAGGGTTGAAGGGCGAGTATGAAAAAGGAAATGATTTTATAATGAACATTACTCCGGAGCGGTTTCCGGAATTCAGAAAAGAGTTAATTAAATATCTCAACATTTTAAATAAGATATAA
- a CDS encoding outer membrane protein assembly factor BamD produces MKRFFYIAVAAVLLSSCSEFQKALKSEDIKLKYDLAEKLYNEGNYKKANRLFEQIVPQYVGKPQGERVVYFHANAYYQTKDYYLAAYQFERFSKSYPKSDKAEEAAFLGAKSYYMLSPKYSVDQMETNTAVDKLQLFINNYPDSEYVKEANQLVQELRTKLEKKDFEIAKQYNKIRYYKAAIKAFDNFLSNYPGTTFREDAMYYRVLSSYNLAVNSVYEKMEERLNSTKEAYNTLKRYYPDTKYTEETDKMMAVVEEELQQFSK; encoded by the coding sequence ATGAAGAGATTTTTTTATATCGCCGTTGCGGCTGTCCTGCTGAGTTCCTGCAGCGAGTTTCAAAAAGCGCTGAAGAGCGAGGACATTAAGTTGAAATACGATCTGGCGGAAAAATTGTACAATGAAGGGAATTACAAGAAGGCCAACCGTCTTTTCGAACAGATCGTGCCCCAGTATGTGGGAAAACCACAGGGAGAACGGGTGGTGTATTTTCATGCAAACGCCTATTACCAGACCAAAGACTATTACCTCGCCGCCTACCAGTTTGAGCGTTTTTCCAAATCATATCCGAAGAGTGACAAGGCCGAAGAAGCGGCTTTTCTCGGGGCCAAAAGTTATTATATGTTGTCCCCGAAATACAGTGTAGACCAGATGGAAACCAATACGGCTGTGGATAAACTGCAGTTATTCATCAACAATTATCCCGATTCGGAATATGTAAAGGAAGCCAATCAACTGGTGCAGGAGTTACGGACAAAACTCGAAAAAAAGGATTTTGAAATTGCAAAACAGTACAACAAAATACGGTACTACAAGGCAGCCATAAAGGCGTTTGACAATTTCCTTTCCAATTATCCGGGAACCACATTCAGGGAAGATGCCATGTATTACAGGGTGTTGTCTTCCTACAATCTCGCGGTGAACAGTGTTTATGAAAAGATGGAGGAGCGGTTGAACAGTACCAAAGAAGCCTATAATACGCTGAAAAGGTATTACCCGGACACCAAATATACCGAGGAGACCGACAAGATGATGGCCGTAGTGGAAGAAGAATTACAACAATTTAGCAAATAA
- a CDS encoding rhomboid family intramembrane serine protease, which translates to MNLNIIMIAVIAANVLVSIKGFNDLSFFERYKFQIRAIKNGERLRMLTSGFLHVDVTHLLFNMITFYFFAPIVISHFGNPKFLGIYLASLLAGNLLSFQFHKGEDHYSAVGASGAVTGVIYSAILLNPKMSLYFFFIPIPIPAYVFGIGYLFYSIYGMKRRIGNIGHTAHFGGAIGGYILTLIFYPGLVTIDPLMVILLAIPIVLLYILGKTGKM; encoded by the coding sequence ATGAACTTGAATATAATAATGATAGCGGTGATTGCCGCTAATGTACTGGTTTCCATAAAAGGTTTTAACGACCTTTCTTTTTTTGAACGTTATAAATTCCAGATAAGAGCAATAAAAAACGGCGAGAGATTGCGTATGCTGACTTCGGGTTTTCTGCATGTAGACGTGACCCATTTGCTGTTTAACATGATCACATTTTACTTTTTCGCCCCGATCGTAATATCGCATTTCGGTAATCCGAAATTCCTGGGCATTTACCTGGCAAGCCTGCTGGCCGGGAACCTGCTTTCTTTTCAGTTTCACAAGGGAGAAGATCATTACAGTGCCGTAGGTGCCAGCGGGGCAGTGACGGGAGTCATTTATTCGGCCATACTGCTCAATCCGAAGATGAGCCTGTATTTCTTTTTTATTCCCATACCTATTCCGGCCTATGTGTTTGGTATAGGTTATTTGTTTTATTCCATTTACGGAATGAAAAGGAGGATCGGGAACATCGGGCACACTGCACATTTTGGCGGGGCAATCGGCGGATATATCCTCACGTTGATCTTTTACCCGGGGCTTGTTACCATCGATCCGTTGATGGTGATTTTGCTCGCTATTCCTATCGTTTTACTCTATATTCTCGGAAAAACGGGGAAAATGTAA
- the tsaE gene encoding tRNA (adenosine(37)-N6)-threonylcarbamoyltransferase complex ATPase subunit type 1 TsaE, with the protein MKKISYTLADIDKVARQLIDEVPDKTLLFYGAMGVGKTTLIKSLAKQLGVEDITGSPTFGLVNEYEGAGGLRIYHFDFYRIADESEALDIGIEDYLYTGDWIFIEWPEKIEGLLPEEAVTIRMEKSATGSRELSF; encoded by the coding sequence ATGAAAAAAATAAGCTATACCCTGGCTGATATCGATAAGGTGGCCCGGCAGCTCATTGACGAGGTTCCGGATAAAACCTTGTTGTTTTACGGAGCAATGGGCGTGGGGAAGACCACACTCATAAAATCACTCGCAAAACAGCTTGGGGTGGAAGATATTACTGGCAGTCCCACTTTTGGCCTGGTCAACGAATATGAAGGGGCAGGCGGGCTCAGGATCTACCATTTTGACTTTTACCGGATAGCCGACGAAAGCGAAGCGCTGGATATCGGTATAGAGGACTACCTGTATACCGGCGACTGGATCTTTATCGAATGGCCGGAAAAGATAGAGGGGCTATTGCCGGAAGAGGCGGTGACCATTCGTATGGAAAAAAGTGCAACGGGGAGCCGGGAATTGTCTTTTTGA
- a CDS encoding SIMPL domain-containing protein, protein MKRIILTLVLGSTMALQAQNPSVLVKKDHTGTISVSGEGTVKVVPDNATLKVRIENEGKSASDVKKLNDVLIDKVLKFCKNDMKIEARNVKTEYLNLNKNYDYQTKEYKYVANQSLSIQLKDLSKYEALSQGLLEAGVNRIDGVEFGASNIEELKSKARIKAVENARKKAEEYATALGKNVGDPVYLSETGQSEPVPMPRVAMMKMEADASGSGESIAIGEMSIKATVNVGFELK, encoded by the coding sequence ATGAAAAGAATCATTTTAACTTTAGTATTAGGCAGTACCATGGCATTACAAGCACAAAATCCTTCAGTATTGGTAAAAAAAGACCACACCGGTACGATATCCGTCTCAGGTGAAGGAACGGTAAAGGTGGTTCCCGATAACGCTACCCTGAAAGTGAGGATTGAGAACGAGGGAAAATCTGCCAGCGATGTAAAAAAACTCAATGATGTGCTGATAGACAAAGTTTTGAAGTTCTGTAAGAATGATATGAAAATCGAAGCCAGGAACGTCAAAACCGAATACCTGAACCTCAATAAAAACTACGACTACCAAACCAAGGAGTACAAATATGTGGCCAATCAGTCGCTTTCCATACAGTTGAAAGACCTTTCCAAGTATGAAGCCCTGAGCCAGGGACTCCTGGAAGCGGGAGTCAACCGGATTGACGGGGTGGAGTTCGGAGCTTCCAATATCGAGGAACTGAAAAGCAAGGCGCGGATCAAGGCCGTGGAAAATGCACGAAAAAAAGCAGAGGAATACGCTACGGCGCTCGGTAAGAATGTAGGTGATCCTGTTTACCTGTCTGAAACCGGTCAGTCCGAACCTGTTCCTATGCCAAGGGTGGCCATGATGAAGATGGAAGCCGATGCCTCCGGTAGCGGGGAATCCATTGCTATTGGTGAAATGAGTATCAAGGCTACTGTGAATGTTGGTTTCGAATTGAAGTAA
- a CDS encoding lysophospholipid acyltransferase family protein, with the protein MQLLVFILAYPLLWIISRLPFRLLYLFSDVVYFILYRLIGYRKKTVRANMQLALPDLSPEERFRIEKKFYRHLGDVFLEMIKSLSIPEAEIKKRYTFTNIELIQKLEKERSIVILFPHYANWEWSSTINLYITSSKGYAVYQRIKNKYFNNLVKSIRGKNGTTLIETRETIKVIRKNQINKVPAIYGFLSDQSPQLSKAIYWQKFMGIKVPVHVGPEILAKRADLTVIYMHTEKIKRGYYSTTLKTLTTSPSTCPDYQITDMYLREVEKQIKAAPEYYFWTHKRWKHKDKAPTG; encoded by the coding sequence ATGCAGCTTCTGGTCTTTATTCTGGCATATCCCCTGTTGTGGATCATTTCCCGGCTACCGTTCCGTTTGCTTTACCTCTTTTCAGATGTTGTTTACTTCATCCTGTACAGACTCATCGGGTATCGTAAAAAAACGGTCAGGGCCAATATGCAACTTGCCCTCCCGGACTTGTCTCCCGAAGAGCGGTTTCGTATCGAGAAAAAATTTTACCGGCATCTGGGAGACGTGTTCCTGGAAATGATAAAATCCCTTTCGATACCAGAAGCCGAAATAAAAAAACGCTATACATTTACCAATATAGAGCTTATACAAAAGCTGGAAAAAGAAAGAAGTATTGTTATATTGTTTCCGCATTATGCCAACTGGGAATGGAGCTCTACAATAAATCTGTATATTACTTCTTCCAAAGGATATGCTGTATATCAACGCATTAAAAACAAATACTTTAACAATCTGGTTAAAAGTATTCGGGGAAAAAACGGCACTACGCTGATCGAAACCAGAGAAACCATTAAGGTCATACGAAAAAACCAAATAAATAAGGTGCCCGCCATTTACGGCTTCTTAAGTGATCAATCCCCCCAGTTGAGCAAAGCCATATACTGGCAGAAATTTATGGGCATAAAGGTCCCTGTACACGTAGGTCCTGAAATACTCGCCAAACGAGCAGACCTGACCGTGATATATATGCACACCGAAAAAATAAAAAGGGGATATTACAGCACAACCCTTAAAACACTTACCACATCTCCTTCGACATGCCCGGATTATCAAATCACCGATATGTATCTCCGGGAAGTGGAAAAACAGATTAAAGCGGCCCCGGAATATTATTTCTGGACGCATAAACGATGGAAGCATAAAGACAAAGCGCCCACCGGATAA
- the cysM gene encoding cysteine synthase CysM, producing MYKTLFDNIGNTPLVATRTLVKNKNITLLLKLEGNNPGGSVKDRAAYNMIKSALERKEITPETRIIEATSGNTGIALAMIAGLFKLDIELVMPENSTKERVQTMRAYGAKVTLTPSDVGIEGSRDYAEKKMEEEGYVMLNQFGNDDNWKAHYKTTGPEIWRDTEGEITHFVSAMGTTGTIMGTSTYLKEKNAAVRIVGVQPTDDSSIPGIRKWPEEYLPGIFNPAKVDEVIEVSETEAADMTRRLAREEGIFAGMSSGGAVCAALKLAETLKEGVVVAIICDRGDRYLSSDLFG from the coding sequence ATGTACAAGACCTTATTCGACAACATCGGAAATACGCCCCTTGTGGCGACCAGGACTTTGGTGAAGAACAAGAACATCACCCTCCTTCTGAAACTGGAAGGCAACAACCCCGGAGGCAGTGTGAAGGACAGGGCGGCCTACAACATGATAAAAAGCGCACTGGAGCGGAAAGAGATAACACCGGAAACCAGGATTATCGAGGCTACAAGTGGCAATACCGGTATTGCACTGGCCATGATAGCCGGCTTGTTTAAGCTGGACATAGAACTGGTTATGCCCGAAAACTCTACAAAAGAAAGGGTGCAGACCATGCGGGCGTATGGGGCGAAGGTAACACTTACCCCGTCTGATGTCGGTATAGAAGGGTCCCGGGATTATGCAGAGAAAAAGATGGAGGAAGAAGGGTATGTAATGCTCAACCAGTTTGGTAATGACGACAACTGGAAAGCCCATTACAAAACAACGGGCCCGGAGATATGGCGGGATACGGAAGGTGAGATCACTCATTTTGTCTCGGCCATGGGCACTACGGGGACCATAATGGGGACGTCGACCTACCTGAAAGAGAAAAATGCTGCCGTACGTATTGTGGGTGTACAGCCTACGGACGATTCCAGCATTCCCGGGATACGGAAGTGGCCGGAAGAATACCTGCCCGGAATATTCAATCCTGCAAAAGTGGATGAAGTCATTGAGGTAAGTGAAACCGAAGCTGCGGATATGACCAGGCGCCTTGCGCGTGAGGAAGGGATTTTTGCCGGGATGAGCAGCGGGGGAGCTGTCTGCGCTGCGCTGAAACTGGCAGAAACACTGAAGGAAGGAGTTGTTGTGGCGATCATCTGTGACCGTGGCGACAGGTACCTGTCTTCCGACCTGTTCGGTTAG
- a CDS encoding 5'-nucleotidase C-terminal domain-containing protein has protein sequence MHKNIVVPSHKHIKITHFVVFITFTLFFSCKGEGNGSARKISKIEGKEININDSIEEDKSVDDFIRPFREHIDKDLSAPLAYNPSTLSKTDGELNTAIGNLMADIVMEQADPVFHKRTEKHIDAVLLNFGGIRAIMPEGHVTARTAYEVMPFENTIVILELSEEKVREMVNYLVKGKTAHPISGITLSLQKDGSLKSVRIGGNPVEKGKTYFIATSDYLMNGGDHMDFFLDPVSVTPVDYRIRNAMIDYFSRTDTIRAVRDDRFVRD, from the coding sequence ATGCATAAAAACATAGTTGTACCGTCTCATAAACACATAAAAATAACACATTTTGTTGTTTTTATAACATTCACCTTATTTTTTTCCTGTAAAGGCGAAGGTAACGGTTCTGCCCGGAAAATTTCAAAAATAGAAGGAAAAGAGATCAACATTAACGACAGTATCGAGGAAGACAAGTCTGTCGACGATTTTATACGCCCGTTCCGGGAACATATCGACAAGGATCTCAGTGCTCCCCTGGCCTACAACCCCTCGACTCTGAGCAAAACGGACGGGGAACTGAACACGGCCATCGGCAATCTAATGGCCGATATTGTCATGGAACAGGCCGATCCCGTATTCCACAAAAGAACGGAAAAACACATCGACGCCGTACTCCTTAATTTTGGCGGCATCCGGGCCATTATGCCCGAGGGACATGTTACGGCACGCACGGCCTACGAGGTAATGCCTTTTGAAAATACCATTGTAATCCTGGAACTTTCAGAAGAAAAAGTAAGGGAAATGGTCAATTACCTCGTAAAAGGAAAAACCGCACACCCCATAAGCGGTATTACACTCTCCCTTCAGAAAGACGGTAGCCTCAAAAGTGTTCGTATAGGAGGGAATCCGGTAGAAAAAGGCAAGACCTATTTTATAGCCACATCAGATTATCTGATGAACGGAGGGGACCACATGGACTTTTTCCTCGATCCGGTAAGCGTCACCCCTGTGGATTACCGCATCCGGAACGCCATGATCGATTATTTTTCCAGGACCGATACCATCCGTGCAGTTCGGGATGATCGTTTTGTAAGGGACTGA
- a CDS encoding DNA-directed RNA polymerase subunit omega translates to MSNLRKTEAPVSTVTLDKNKIDAPTDNIYEAISIIAKRATQINSEIKKELIEKLEEFATYTDSLEEIFENKEQIEVSKFYEKLPKPQAIAVEEWLNDKIYYRNTEKEA, encoded by the coding sequence ATGAGCAACTTGAGAAAAACAGAAGCCCCGGTTTCTACCGTTACTTTGGACAAGAACAAGATAGATGCGCCCACAGATAATATCTATGAAGCGATATCTATTATTGCAAAAAGGGCTACACAAATCAATTCCGAAATTAAAAAGGAACTGATTGAAAAGCTGGAAGAGTTTGCCACCTATACCGACAGCCTGGAAGAAATATTCGAGAACAAGGAACAGATAGAAGTGTCCAAGTTCTATGAAAAGCTTCCCAAACCCCAGGCTATTGCAGTAGAGGAGTGGTTGAACGACAAAATATACTACAGGAATACTGAAAAAGAAGCGTAA